A genomic window from Rhodanobacteraceae bacterium includes:
- the ureE gene encoding urease accessory protein UreE: MALIRSLIRAADCPADALAASALELTAEQRRRCRQRLELPDGLELAIALPPGTELHPGDQLLAEDGRRFEVCAAPETVLRISSADLLLLTRAAYHLGNRHVAVEIGAGYLAIEPDPVLREMLQLLGVETTETEAPFQPESGAYGGGHKHGHDASFAEDYQLAQSLFAEHAHPHPHPHGPGEHHHDHD, translated from the coding sequence ATGGCGCTGATCCGCTCCCTGATCCGCGCCGCAGACTGTCCCGCCGATGCGCTGGCGGCGAGCGCGTTGGAACTGACCGCTGAGCAACGTCGACGCTGTCGTCAGCGCCTCGAGTTGCCGGACGGTCTGGAACTGGCGATCGCCCTGCCCCCAGGCACTGAGCTGCATCCCGGCGATCAACTGCTGGCCGAGGACGGCCGGCGCTTCGAAGTCTGTGCGGCGCCGGAAACCGTGTTGCGCATCAGCAGCGCGGATCTGCTACTGCTGACCCGCGCCGCCTATCATCTCGGCAATCGTCATGTCGCCGTCGAGATTGGCGCGGGCTATCTGGCGATCGAACCGGATCCGGTGCTGCGCGAGATGCTGCAGTTGCTCGGCGTGGAAACCACGGAAACCGAAGCCCCTTTCCAGCCGGAATCCGGCGCCTACGGTGGTGGCCACAAGCACGGCCATGACGCCAGCTTCGCCGAGGATTATCAATTGGCGCAGTCACTGTTTGCCGAGCACGCGCATCCTCACCCACATCCGCACGGACCAGGTGAGCACCACCATGATCACGACTGA
- the ureC gene encoding urease subunit alpha: MKITRQAYAEMYGPTTGDRVRLADTDLIIEVERDHTIYGEEVKFGGGKVIRDGMGQSQRLSADCADTVITNALIVDHWGIVKADVGLKAGRISGIGKAGNPDIQPGISIVIGPGTEIIAGEGLILTAGGIDAHIHFICPQQIEEALMSGITTMLGGGTGPATGTNATTCTPGPWHLRRMLEAAEAFPMNLGFLGKGNASLPGALSEQIEAGAIGLKLHEDWGTTPAAIDCALTVADATDTQVAIHTDTLNESGFVETTLAALKGRTIHTYHTEGAGGGHAPDIIKAASRPNVLPSSTNPTRPFTVNTLDEHLDMLMVCHHLDPGIAEDVAFAESRIRRETIAAEDILHDLGAFSMISSDSQAMGRVGEVILRTWQTAHKMKQQRGSLENDPARHDNFRVKRYLAKYTINPAISHGISHEVGSVEVGKWADLVLWRPAFFGVKPSLILKGGSIAAAPMGDPNASIPTPQPVHYRPMFGAFGRSLTQSSLTFVSQAALATDIGGRYGLQKPLVAVRNCRQIGKAQMIHNAAMPDIQVDPQTYVVVADGVPLWCEPAAVLPMAQRYFLF; this comes from the coding sequence ATGAAAATTACCCGCCAGGCCTATGCCGAGATGTATGGCCCGACCACCGGCGACCGCGTGCGTCTGGCCGATACCGATCTGATCATCGAGGTCGAGCGTGACCACACGATCTATGGCGAGGAGGTCAAGTTCGGCGGTGGCAAGGTCATCCGCGATGGCATGGGCCAGAGTCAACGGCTGAGTGCCGACTGCGCCGACACGGTGATCACCAACGCCCTGATTGTCGATCACTGGGGCATCGTCAAGGCCGACGTAGGCCTCAAGGCCGGGCGCATCAGCGGCATCGGCAAGGCCGGCAATCCAGATATCCAGCCCGGCATCAGCATTGTGATCGGCCCCGGCACCGAGATCATCGCCGGCGAAGGTCTGATCCTCACCGCCGGCGGCATCGATGCCCATATCCATTTCATCTGCCCGCAGCAGATCGAAGAAGCCTTGATGTCGGGCATCACCACCATGCTCGGCGGCGGCACCGGGCCGGCCACGGGCACCAACGCCACCACCTGCACACCCGGCCCCTGGCATCTGCGGCGCATGCTCGAAGCGGCCGAAGCGTTCCCGATGAACCTGGGTTTCCTGGGCAAGGGCAACGCCAGCCTGCCGGGCGCGCTGAGCGAACAGATCGAGGCCGGCGCCATCGGCCTGAAGCTGCACGAGGACTGGGGCACCACGCCCGCAGCCATCGATTGTGCCTTGACGGTCGCCGACGCCACCGACACCCAGGTCGCCATTCACACTGATACCCTGAATGAATCCGGTTTCGTCGAGACCACGCTGGCGGCGCTCAAGGGTCGCACCATCCACACCTATCACACCGAAGGTGCCGGTGGCGGTCATGCCCCGGACATCATCAAGGCGGCCTCGCGGCCCAATGTGCTGCCCTCCTCGACCAATCCGACGCGGCCATTCACGGTCAATACGCTGGACGAGCATCTGGACATGCTGATGGTCTGCCATCACCTCGATCCCGGCATTGCCGAGGACGTGGCTTTTGCCGAGAGCCGCATCCGCCGTGAGACCATCGCCGCCGAGGACATCCTGCACGATCTCGGTGCCTTCTCGATGATCTCCAGCGACAGCCAGGCCATGGGCCGCGTCGGCGAGGTGATCCTGCGCACCTGGCAGACCGCGCACAAGATGAAGCAGCAGCGCGGCAGCCTCGAGAACGATCCAGCACGCCACGACAATTTCCGGGTCAAGCGTTACCTGGCCAAGTACACGATCAACCCGGCCATCAGCCACGGCATCAGCCATGAAGTTGGCTCGGTGGAAGTAGGGAAATGGGCGGATCTGGTGCTGTGGCGGCCAGCCTTCTTCGGTGTCAAACCGAGTCTGATCCTGAAGGGCGGCAGCATCGCCGCGGCGCCGATGGGCGATCCCAATGCCTCGATCCCGACGCCGCAACCGGTGCACTACCGACCCATGTTCGGCGCCTTCGGGCGTAGCCTGACCCAGAGTTCGCTGACCTTTGTTTCGCAGGCCGCGCTGGCCACCGATATCGGCGGCCGCTACGGACTGCAGAAACCCCTGGTCGCCGTGCGCAACTGCCGCCAGATCGGCAAGGCGCAGATGATCCACAACGCCGCCATGCCCGATATCCAGGTCGACCCGCAGACCTATGTGGTGGTCGCCGACGGCGTGCCACTGTGGTGCGAACCCGCCGCCGTGCTGCCGATGGCGCAGCGCTATTTTTTGTTTTGA
- a CDS encoding urease subunit beta produces the protein MRPGEMLIEAGEIELNAGRETLRLTVANRGDRPVQVGSHYHFFETNDALEFERAITRGFRLNIASGTAVRFEPGQTRSVELVALAGDRLVYGFAGRVMGGLDLPGSGTAEFARLKAPKQLERGSRAGAAEQAPLYNSDGDGP, from the coding sequence ATCCGTCCCGGCGAAATGTTGATCGAGGCCGGTGAGATCGAACTCAACGCCGGCCGAGAGACCCTGCGACTCACCGTCGCCAACCGCGGTGATCGTCCGGTGCAGGTGGGTTCGCACTACCACTTCTTCGAGACCAACGACGCGCTCGAATTCGAGCGGGCGATCACCCGTGGCTTCAGGCTCAACATCGCCTCGGGCACGGCCGTGCGCTTCGAGCCGGGACAGACGCGCAGCGTCGAGTTGGTGGCGCTGGCTGGCGATCGCCTGGTCTACGGTTTTGCCGGGCGGGTGATGGGCGGCTTGGATCTACCGGGCTCCGGGACAGCCGAGTTTGCTCGGCTGAAGGCGCCGAAGCAGCTTGAGCGTGGAAGCCGAGCAGGGGCAGCGGAGCAAGCTCCGCTCTACAACAGCGACGGCGACGGCCCATGA
- a CDS encoding urease subunit gamma: MELSPREKDKLLLFTAALLAERRRARGLRLNYPEAVAFISAAIMEGARDGRSVAELMHYGTTLLGREDVMDGVAEMIPDIQVEATFPDGSKLVTVHGPIA; the protein is encoded by the coding sequence ATGGAACTGTCGCCACGCGAGAAAGACAAGCTGCTGCTGTTCACCGCCGCCCTGCTGGCTGAACGGCGGCGGGCCCGCGGACTCAGGCTCAACTACCCCGAAGCCGTGGCATTCATCAGCGCCGCGATCATGGAAGGTGCTCGCGACGGCCGCAGTGTGGCCGAACTGATGCACTACGGCACCACCCTGCTCGGCCGCGAGGACGTCATGGACGGCGTGGCCGAGATGATCCCTGACATCCAGGTCGAGGCCACCTTTCCCGACGGCAGCAAGCTCGTCACCGTTCATGGACCGATCGCATGA
- a CDS encoding urease accessory protein UreD: protein MDLALSAPPWLASLQLRLASDHGNCTRMVQNRHLGPLRVQRLLYPEGPQIAHALLLHPPGGIAGGDVLEMDIALDAGAHALITTPGAAKWYHGRRGGARQSVQLAVAENACLEWLPQEAILFDAAQAEQQLHIQLAGSARMIGWDITQFGRVAAGEHWTEGRWRQHLSLWRQGRERCCERADLGADDPLMRSPLGLAGHPVTATLWAAAPDLKEHAEALIEALRARAASHGLAAGISWLPAPIELLMVRALGASAELVRALLEDLWRLLRPTVIGRVAQRPRIWDT from the coding sequence ATGGACCTCGCACTCTCAGCTCCACCCTGGCTGGCTTCGCTGCAATTGCGGCTGGCGTCCGATCACGGTAATTGCACCCGGATGGTGCAGAACCGTCATCTGGGCCCGCTGCGGGTGCAGCGCTTGCTGTATCCGGAAGGTCCGCAGATCGCCCATGCCCTGCTGCTGCATCCACCCGGCGGCATTGCTGGCGGCGATGTGCTGGAGATGGACATCGCCCTGGACGCAGGCGCCCACGCCCTGATCACCACCCCGGGCGCGGCCAAGTGGTACCACGGCCGCCGCGGGGGCGCGCGCCAGTCGGTGCAGTTGGCGGTCGCCGAGAATGCCTGTCTGGAATGGCTGCCGCAGGAAGCCATCCTGTTCGACGCCGCCCAGGCGGAGCAGCAGCTCCACATCCAGCTGGCCGGCAGCGCCCGCATGATCGGCTGGGACATCACCCAGTTCGGGCGTGTTGCTGCCGGGGAGCACTGGACTGAAGGCCGCTGGCGCCAGCATCTGAGTCTGTGGCGCCAGGGCCGCGAGCGCTGCTGCGAGCGCGCCGATCTGGGCGCCGACGACCCGCTGATGCGCTCGCCGCTGGGTCTGGCCGGACATCCAGTGACGGCCACGTTGTGGGCCGCCGCCCCGGACTTGAAGGAGCACGCTGAAGCCTTGATCGAGGCCTTGCGCGCGCGGGCTGCTTCGCATGGCCTGGCGGCAGGCATCAGCTGGCTGCCGGCACCGATCGAACTGCTGATGGTGCGAGCCCTAGGCGCCTCGGCCGAGTTGGTACGTGCCTTGCTAGAAGACCTCTGGCGGCTGCTGCGGCCGACCGTGATCGGTCGCGTCGCCCAGCGGCCACGCATCTGGGATACCTGA